Proteins from a single region of Fusobacterium gonidiaformans ATCC 25563:
- a CDS encoding cell division protein FtsX: protein MNKVFGLGKENLKYVSRLKRRIFYCVISLVIILNIFISAGLNLRKLSEVNEGKAFFVVDLQHNLENSKKEALEKMFWKMEGVRKVQYLSKEKSFQELQQELNISIPMKDNPLTDSIVVYLSKTSNMEKIREKLEDNEAVKEVFQDKGYLEHIQKNNGMYQTLTYVSSFGAILIFGLLIFLFKAASALDFFNCINAIRDDNYNLKRSKRRNLIPFTLSTLAGELIFLNIYVYVRKIFIAYKSDFLLLAYWDTFLWHLLALLIINLVIWILPITILGIDGEEE, encoded by the coding sequence ATGAATAAGGTATTTGGTTTAGGAAAAGAAAATTTAAAATATGTAAGTCGATTAAAAAGAAGAATTTTTTACTGTGTGATTAGTTTAGTCATTATTCTAAATATTTTTATTTCCGCAGGATTAAACCTGAGAAAGTTATCGGAAGTCAACGAAGGAAAAGCCTTTTTTGTAGTGGATTTACAACATAATTTAGAAAATTCTAAAAAAGAAGCCTTGGAAAAAATGTTCTGGAAGATGGAGGGAGTACGAAAAGTACAATATTTATCGAAAGAAAAAAGCTTTCAAGAACTACAACAAGAATTAAATATTTCGATTCCTATGAAAGACAATCCTTTGACCGATTCTATTGTCGTTTATTTATCAAAGACAAGTAACATGGAAAAGATTCGAGAAAAGTTAGAAGACAATGAAGCTGTGAAAGAAGTGTTCCAAGATAAGGGATATTTGGAACACATTCAAAAGAATAATGGAATGTATCAAACCTTAACCTATGTTTCTTCTTTCGGAGCTATTCTAATTTTTGGTCTTTTAATTTTTTTATTTAAAGCAGCTTCTGCTTTGGACTTTTTTAACTGTATCAATGCAATTCGAGATGATAACTATAATTTAAAAAGATCCAAGAGAAGAAATTTAATTCCTTTTACTTTATCGACTTTAGCCGGAGAATTGATTTTTTTGAACATTTATGTCTATGTTCGGAAAATTTTTATTGCGTATAAAAGTGATTTCCTATTGTTAGCATATTGGGATACTTTTTTATGGCATTTATTAGCTCTTTTGATTATCAATCTTGTGATATGGATATTACCAATTACGATTCTAGGAATTGATGGTGAGGAAGAGTGA
- a CDS encoding murein hydrolase activator EnvC family protein: MKKYIVILLSFCFFHLSFADQVKDMKKKIQNIEKQIQVKNTRIKKIDVEKSQIAKKIEQLKHEIEENSRKRLEMQNEIVEVTKKIEYGSKNLEISNQEFENKKLQYDAKMIAWSHYLIGHAGDLEDKPLVTKNFKTLLYSDLQRMGKIQTVQGDIKTVKEQIEAERAKLAKLQSGLAANIAEGDRKQKQQNALIAQLNQEKKEHQGSIQKLSKEKARIARQIEQIIRSRVKVDKKIVKKTQAYSKIGKTMKPLDGPIVVHYGQMKAGQVSSNGIEIKANMGAPVKAATSGTVIYASNFQGLGKVIMIDYGYNTIGVYGNLISLKAGLNQKVSKGQVIGILGVSSNGEPHLYYEVRFNLHPVDPMGTF; encoded by the coding sequence GTGAAAAAGTACATTGTAATATTACTTTCTTTTTGTTTCTTTCACTTGAGTTTTGCTGATCAAGTGAAGGATATGAAGAAGAAAATACAAAATATAGAAAAGCAAATTCAAGTAAAAAATACAAGAATTAAAAAAATTGATGTAGAAAAAAGTCAGATTGCGAAGAAGATAGAACAGTTAAAACATGAAATTGAAGAAAATAGTCGAAAACGATTGGAAATGCAAAATGAAATTGTGGAAGTTACAAAAAAAATTGAGTATGGAAGCAAGAATTTAGAAATTAGTAACCAAGAGTTTGAGAATAAAAAGTTGCAATACGATGCAAAGATGATTGCATGGAGCCACTACTTGATTGGGCATGCGGGAGATTTAGAAGATAAGCCTTTGGTGACGAAAAACTTTAAAACTTTATTGTATAGTGATTTGCAAAGAATGGGAAAAATTCAAACAGTGCAAGGAGATATTAAAACCGTCAAGGAACAGATTGAAGCGGAAAGAGCAAAACTTGCTAAGCTACAATCCGGTTTGGCAGCGAATATTGCTGAGGGAGATAGAAAACAAAAGCAACAAAATGCTTTGATTGCTCAGTTGAATCAAGAAAAGAAAGAGCATCAAGGAAGTATTCAAAAATTAAGCAAAGAAAAAGCAAGAATTGCTAGACAAATTGAGCAAATCATTCGTTCGAGAGTAAAAGTAGATAAGAAAATTGTGAAAAAAACACAAGCTTATTCCAAAATTGGAAAAACAATGAAGCCTTTGGATGGACCGATTGTCGTTCATTATGGACAAATGAAGGCAGGGCAAGTTTCCAGCAACGGAATTGAAATTAAGGCAAATATGGGGGCTCCTGTCAAAGCTGCAACTTCAGGAACGGTCATTTATGCTTCTAATTTCCAAGGCTTAGGAAAAGTAATTATGATAGATTATGGATATAATACCATTGGAGTATATGGAAACTTGATTTCCTTAAAAGCGGGACTAAATCAAAAGGTATCCAAGGGACAAGTCATCGGAATTTTAGGGGTTTCTAGTAATGGAGAGCCGCATTTATACTATGAAGTGCGATTTAATTTACATCCTGTGGATCCGATGGGAACTTTCTAA
- a CDS encoding transketolase family protein, whose protein sequence is MKKSTRQAYGEALVELGQQNKNIVVLDADLSKSTKTDLFKKAFPDRHINVGIAEADLIGTAAGFATCGKIPFASSFAMFAAGRAFEQIRNTVAYPKLNVKIAPSHAGVSVGEDGGSHQSVEDMAIMRSIPGMVVLCPCDAVETKKMIFAAAEYEGPVYIRMGRLDVETVLEDNYEFQIGLANTLREGTDVSIVSCGLMTQEALKAADILAEEGISVRVINSGSVKPLDGETILKAAQETKFIVTAEEHSVIGGLGAAVSEFLSETHPTLVKKVGIYDAFGQSGKGQELLEKYELTADKLVAVIRENLKK, encoded by the coding sequence ATGAAAAAGTCTACAAGACAAGCTTATGGAGAAGCTTTAGTCGAATTAGGACAACAAAATAAAAATATTGTAGTATTGGATGCAGATTTAAGTAAGTCTACGAAAACAGACTTATTTAAAAAAGCATTTCCGGATAGACATATCAACGTGGGGATTGCGGAAGCAGATTTAATAGGAACGGCAGCAGGGTTTGCAACTTGTGGAAAAATTCCATTTGCTTCTTCTTTTGCAATGTTTGCGGCAGGAAGAGCTTTTGAACAAATTAGAAATACAGTGGCTTATCCTAAATTGAATGTAAAAATTGCTCCAAGTCATGCAGGAGTTTCAGTAGGAGAAGATGGAGGATCTCACCAATCAGTAGAAGATATGGCAATTATGAGATCCATTCCGGGAATGGTAGTGCTATGTCCATGCGATGCTGTAGAAACAAAAAAAATGATTTTTGCGGCTGCAGAATATGAAGGACCTGTTTACATCAGAATGGGAAGATTGGATGTAGAAACTGTATTGGAAGATAACTATGAATTTCAAATTGGATTGGCAAACACTTTACGAGAAGGAACAGATGTGAGTATCGTTTCTTGTGGATTGATGACACAAGAAGCGTTAAAAGCAGCTGATATTTTAGCAGAAGAAGGAATCTCTGTAAGAGTTATCAACTCCGGTTCTGTAAAGCCTTTGGATGGAGAAACCATTTTAAAAGCGGCTCAAGAAACAAAATTCATCGTAACAGCAGAAGAACATTCTGTGATTGGTGGATTGGGAGCTGCTGTGTCTGAATTCTTATCGGAAACGCATCCAACTTTAGTGAAAAAAGTAGGAATTTATGATGCTTTTGGACAAAGTGGAAAAGGACAAGAATTATTAGAAAAATACGAATTGACAGCCGATAAATTAGTAGCAGTCATTCGAGAAAATTTGAAGAAATAG